The Lolium rigidum isolate FL_2022 chromosome 2, APGP_CSIRO_Lrig_0.1, whole genome shotgun sequence genomic interval AACATATTTCTGAGATTCCAAAAAAACTGAGCATAAATACGCACATATATATAGAAATCTTCTGAAAGTATGGTGAAAATTTggagaaaatatgttgtattatgaactatataaaaagacaaatttcagaCAAAAACTATCCCTATTATTTTCCCTGTACATCAAAATACACCACAATTTCTACCGAAAGTTCGCACAGTATTCAAggcatgtgtatgtattcatggaatgAATTTTATGATTTCTTGAAATATAGAAGTATAATTTTCAAATATTACAAAAATCGGGAGCACTAGTGCTAAAGTGCACCAAATCTCCTACCCAAAAGTTGTTACAAATGACAAACAGCTCAACATAAAATGCATTCGGATCTCATTTAAACCCAGGCAGCAGCTTTATCATCAACAGAATACATGAGAGAATCATCGATGAGATAATCCATCAAATTTGTAGCAAAATAAATGTTGCATTATTACATATCGGTGTGATCGACAAGAATTACAATCTGAAAGCTTTCCCATCCCAAAAACTTGCGGACCTGCCAAGAATTTAAGCATTCAAGAGCCCTGACAAATTCATGTCTAGACTCGGTCACAAATGCCACCAATCATAACATAATCTATAAAGTGCCATACTCCCTTATAATCCACCAATCTAACATCTACTACACGATCTTTAAAACGTTCAACTTTGTGTGTGGGTTTAAGAACAGCTATAATCTTTGACAGAAATTTAGACCAGAGCGAGCGCCTACTGTCAGAGATCGTCGACGTCGATGACGTTCCTGAAGCTCCCACCGAGCAATGACAGGAGACCACCGCCGTGCACCCTCCCCTCCGGAACAGCGAGATCTCCGCCCTCTCTGCGCCTATCCGACGGCGACGGCACGGATGTCGACGAGGACTTCATAGAGAGGGGAACCAGCACCTGAGGAGGTATTAGCTCCTGCCTCCCCGCCGTGGCCACGGGCGAGCCGTCGCACTCCGACACCGTGCTCACGCCCGAAGACGAGTACTCGTAGTTCATGGCACTGGCTGCTGCGGCCGACAACGACACTATGCCTCGGAAGAGGCCCGGCCCGATCAGGCTCCCGCCGCCGCTCTTCCCTGCCCCGCCGTCGCGTCGACGCTGCTGAGACGACTGCGAGGCCACCAGCGTCGCATGTGCGGCGCAGAGGCCGCTCCTGCCGCGGGCAAACTTATCGCAGCCCGTGCCGTACGTGCACCGCTTGCCGCCGCCGTGCGCCTTGCAGAACTCCGTGCTGCCCTGCGCGCTCTTGCCGCAGCTGTCGACCTTGCACCTCTTGCCGCCGCCGTGCTTCACGCAGAAGTCCGTGCGCCCGCGGGCGCTCTTGCCGCACCCGGGAATCGCGCAGCGCTTCCCGCCGCCGTGCGCCACGCAGTAGCTGGTGCCGCCGTGGACGCTCTTGGGGCAGAGGCCGCCGCCTTCGTACATGCAGCGCTTCCCGCCGCCGTGCGCCTTGCACAGCGGCGTGCTGCCTTCCGCGCCCTTGGAGCAGCCATCGAAGACGCACCTTTTGCCGCCGCCGTGGGACTTGCAGTAGAGCGTGCTGCCCTGCGCTCCCTTGCGGCAGTCCGGGTACTGGCATCGGCGGCCTCCGCCGTGGGAGATACAGAACCCGACCTTCCCCTCGGCGCTCCGGATGCAGCCCTCGACTGCGCACCGTTTCCCACCTCCGTGCTTGATGCATCGCCCGGACTTGCCCCGCGCTGCTTTAGGACAGTCGTTATATCCGCACCGGCGACCTCCGCCGTGGGCAATACAGTGATCCGTCTTACCCTCGGCGCTCTTGGTGCAGCCGAGCTGCAAGCACCGGCGGCCTCCTCCATGGGCCTTGCAGTAGGCCGTGCGGCTCTCGGCACCCTTGTAACAACCCGGCTTCTGGCACCTCTGCCCGCCTCCATGGGCAATGCACAGGCCTGATGCCCCTCTCGCACCTTTAGAGCACCCTTTGAACCTGCATTTCTTCGGATGCCGGCGCTGAGCCGGCTGCCCAGGATTGGTTACACCGGTGACAGCATCAGAGCTCACACCAAAAGAAGTCTCTGTCATGGTCGTTGCTGAAGGTTCGGGGCTGAACTGAAGGTGATGTTGAGCATGCCCATTTGCGTTGTCCGTGTAATCCAGCAGATCATCTTGTGCTTCTACCTGAGCCACTCGATCAAAGAGCAGTGACGGCATGTAGCCACCGGAGCTCCTCCTGGAAGAGGTTGATCCCTCGTCGACAACGGAGAAGGATATGATGTTTCCTTCAGGCGCTTCAGAACGCTGAACAATAGCTTCAGCATTACCCCTCTGATCATGAAGCCCATGGCTCATCGTCCCAGGATCAGTGAACGACAAGCTCCGACCAAATAGAGTCACCGGCGTTTTCGACTGGCCGGCACCTCCGGCAGGTTGCTGGTAATCCACGGAGCTCGGTTCAGGCGGCGGACCCAAACCAAGTACCAGCCTGCACGCATCATCTTGTGCTGAAACATGTGCAGACCTCCGGACACCCCTGCTGTTGCCACGGCTGCAGTTGTCACTTGCTGAACCCCGGAAGTCCAAGGAAAATGAGGTCGGACCATGGCCGACTGTCGTGTAGTTCAGCACAGAATGACGAGACATCAAAACCGCAGAGCTGTCCATCAGGGGCTGGCTTCCACGGTGACGGATATCCGCGAAGCCGTTATTCATCTAGGCTAAGTAAACTTTGTACACTGAACTGAGATTTTTTTGCTTTCCTTTGAACTGAATGTAGGTGGTGGAAGAAACAACAGAAGATCAAGCTTTGTACACTGAACTGAGATTTTTTTGCTTTCCTTTGAACTGAATGTAGGTGATGGAAGAAACAACAGAAGATCAGATGATTCCTGATATTTTATATGTGCAGGGTGGAGTagacgaagtcgaagaatatgagcaGCAGCGAGGTACCGTTGAATCCGCTGCTAACAAAACCTGATGTGTCTGCCCTGTCCATTACCTTCTGGTTTCAGCAAAATTTTGTGACCCACAGGTACTTGAGCTCTGACAGACTAAACCATCCGGTACATTGATAATCTTATATGGTAGTTGAGCTTTCAgtatgttccttgttcttcaactaGATGTTGAGCATCAACTAGGAGCAGAGGAGCTAAAATGCTATGTATGCGCCAGGGCAATCTTCAGATTAGAACAGCACTGCAACAAAACGGAAATGGTAAGTCAGGTGGTGCTCATGCTATATATAGAGAGCTTAATGTGACTCCTAATTAGCAGTATCATATAAAAGCAAGTACCCATGAACCAAAAGAACCAAAATCAGAAGAAAGAACGGTCTACTTATATCTGCATAAATCGGTAAAAGAACAAATCAGTGGCTCCAGAAAAGGGCCTTGAATTGCTGAAGCTAAAGATAATTTGGTCAAATGGAATTTCTGTTAGCTATTTCCTTTTTGGGACCTTTCTCGTCCAGTGATCTGATTGACTATTTGGCTCCATGCCAACCACAGAACATTGCGGAATCTTACACAATGATTGAAATGGGAATCAAACTACTAGTAGGCAAGCAGAGGACCGGTAGAGTGAATATTCGTGAGATGCAACTCAAGTTGGCCGCAGAATCAGTAAAAGATCGGAATTATGAATGACTCAATATGATAAATAAGAACACCAACCAAAACCTTCTCACAGAAATCGAAGTTTATTCTCCTTTCGTCAAACCATAAAGCTCGCGTCAGCTTGGAGAGATAAAGTCGAAAGTTTGACAAATGAGCACATACAGAATTCAACACAAAAAGACATATGGTTCGACAAAAAACAGATAACCTGGACATATGATTTGACATATGTAACGTTTTGCTCATCATTGTCCATGCCTTCAGAATAAGAGACATAAAGGGCATATCAAGTGCACAATAGCATAAGTCAAAGCTTCCTTTGCATAGTAGCCACATACTAATATACTAAAATTTACTTAAACAACTAGGCCAAACTTTTGAGCCTACGAATCCTCCACAACCCCTATTGAACAGATAAATGAATCACATTTCTTTTCCTTTCTAGAAAGAAGGTT includes:
- the LOC124692800 gene encoding uncharacterized protein LOC124692800, whose amino-acid sequence is MNNGFADIRHRGSQPLMDSSAVLMSRHSVLNYTTVGHGPTSFSLDFRGSASDNCSRGNSRGVRRSAHVSAQDDACRLVLGLGPPPEPSSVDYQQPAGGAGQSKTPVTLFGRSLSFTDPGTMSHGLHDQRGNAEAIVQRSEAPEGNIISFSVVDEGSTSSRRSSGGYMPSLLFDRVAQVEAQDDLLDYTDNANGHAQHHLQFSPEPSATTMTETSFGVSSDAVTGVTNPGQPAQRRHPKKCRFKGCSKGARGASGLCIAHGGGQRCQKPGCYKGAESRTAYCKAHGGGRRCLQLGCTKSAEGKTDHCIAHGGGRRCGYNDCPKAARGKSGRCIKHGGGKRCAVEGCIRSAEGKVGFCISHGGGRRCQYPDCRKGAQGSTLYCKSHGGGKRCVFDGCSKGAEGSTPLCKAHGGGKRCMYEGGGLCPKSVHGGTSYCVAHGGGKRCAIPGCGKSARGRTDFCVKHGGGKRCKVDSCGKSAQGSTEFCKAHGGGKRCTYGTGCDKFARGRSGLCAAHATLVASQSSQQRRRDGGAGKSGGGSLIGPGLFRGIVSLSAAAASAMNYEYSSSGVSTVSECDGSPVATAGRQELIPPQVLVPLSMKSSSTSVPSPSDRRREGGDLAVPEGRVHGGGLLSLLGGSFRNVIDVDDL